One segment of Mycolicibacterium neworleansense DNA contains the following:
- the rpsQ gene encoding 30S ribosomal protein S17 produces the protein MAETKGPKHTPRTEETRGRRKTAIGYVVSDKMQKTIVVELEDRKSHPLYGKIIRTTKKVKAHDENGDAGIGDRVSLMETRPLSASKRWRLVEVLEKAK, from the coding sequence ATGGCGGAGACTAAGGGCCCCAAGCACACTCCGCGCACCGAAGAGACCCGTGGCCGTCGCAAGACCGCCATCGGCTACGTGGTGAGCGACAAGATGCAGAAGACCATCGTGGTCGAGCTGGAAGATCGTAAGAGCCACCCGCTCTACGGCAAGATCATCCGGACCACCAAGAAGGTCAAGGCGCACGACGAGAACGGCGACGCCGGTATCGGCGACCGCGTCTCGCTGATGGAGACCCGGCCGCTGTCGGCCTCCAAGCGGTGGCGCCTGGTCGAGGTTCTCGAGAAGGCGAAGTAG
- the rpmC gene encoding 50S ribosomal protein L29, translating to MAVGTTPGELRELSDTELKDKLRESKEELFNLRFQMATGQLANNRRLRTVRQEIARVYTVLRERELGLASGPGGEES from the coding sequence ATGGCAGTGGGAACTACGCCTGGTGAACTGCGCGAACTGTCCGACACCGAGTTGAAGGACAAGCTGCGCGAGTCGAAGGAAGAGCTGTTCAACCTGCGCTTCCAGATGGCGACCGGTCAGCTGGCCAACAACCGTCGGCTGCGCACTGTGCGCCAGGAGATCGCACGGGTGTACACCGTGCTGCGTGAACGTGAGTTGGGTCTGGCTTCCGGGCCCGGAGGTGAGGAAAGCTAA